Proteins encoded in a region of the Azospirillum sp. TSH58 genome:
- a CDS encoding LacI family DNA-binding transcriptional regulator, with the protein MTILDERGGPARITLTEVAHHAGVSRSTVSLVLRGSPLVAAETRERVQAAIEALGYVYNRGAATLRAARTDTVGLLVCEINNSFYGELTAGVDDVLGERGVVAFLANTAESGERQDRYLQRMREQNVDGVIICPAAGTSPALLDRLRQWQLPVVQALRFISAREGDYAGVDYEFGMEMVTEHLLRIGHRRIAFVGGNLSHSASAGRRVGFAAALRRHGLTPDLVVRCPATRRGGLDAVGPLLDLADPPTAMLCYNDLVAFGVMLGLEARGLRAGRDIAVTGFDDVIEAAMSRPALTTVATSARQIGQEAARLLLRRIADPQGAPERVILPARLVIRESCGAMRVQPDKHQ; encoded by the coding sequence ATGACCATTCTGGACGAGCGCGGCGGACCGGCCCGCATCACCCTGACGGAGGTGGCACACCACGCCGGGGTGTCGCGGTCCACCGTCTCGCTCGTCCTGCGCGGCAGCCCGCTGGTCGCCGCCGAGACGCGGGAGCGCGTGCAGGCCGCCATCGAGGCCCTGGGCTACGTCTACAACCGCGGCGCCGCGACCCTGCGCGCCGCCCGCACCGACACCGTCGGGCTGCTCGTCTGCGAGATCAACAACTCCTTCTACGGCGAGCTGACCGCCGGGGTGGACGACGTTCTGGGCGAGCGGGGGGTCGTCGCCTTCCTCGCCAACACCGCGGAATCGGGGGAGCGGCAGGACCGCTACCTCCAGCGCATGCGCGAGCAGAATGTGGACGGGGTGATCATCTGCCCCGCCGCCGGCACGTCGCCGGCCCTGCTGGACCGGCTGCGCCAGTGGCAGCTTCCCGTCGTCCAGGCGCTGCGTTTCATCTCCGCCCGCGAAGGCGATTACGCCGGGGTGGATTACGAGTTCGGCATGGAGATGGTGACCGAGCATCTGCTGCGGATCGGCCATCGCCGCATCGCCTTCGTCGGCGGCAACCTGTCCCACTCCGCGTCGGCCGGGCGCCGCGTCGGCTTCGCCGCGGCGCTGCGCCGCCACGGCCTGACCCCGGACCTCGTCGTCCGCTGCCCGGCCACCCGGCGCGGCGGGCTGGACGCGGTGGGGCCGCTGTTGGACCTTGCCGACCCGCCCACCGCGATGCTTTGTTACAACGATCTGGTCGCGTTCGGCGTGATGCTGGGGCTGGAGGCCCGCGGTCTGCGGGCGGGACGGGACATCGCCGTGACCGGTTTCGACGACGTCATCGAAGCGGCGATGAGCCGCCCCGCCCTGACCACAGTCGCCACCTCCGCCCGCCAGATCGGGCAGGAGGCCGCCCGCCTGCTGCTGCGCCGCATCGCCGACCCGCAGGGCGCGCCGGAGCGCGTGATCCTGCCCGCCCGGCTGGTCATCCGCGAGTCCTGCGGCGCCATGAGAGTCCAACCCGACAAGCACCAATAA
- a CDS encoding 2-hydroxyacid dehydrogenase produces MKPEILLVESMMPDIEAALDAGYTVHRLAGAPDRDRLIAEVGPRVRAVVTGGGTGVSNAIMDACPGLGIVAINGVGTDAVDLKHAADRGVRVTNTPDVLTDDVADLAIGLMIAGSRRMMVGDRFVRAGRWPGGGLPLARKVTGKRLGILGLGRIGMAIAQRAAGFGMDIAYTNRKPRGDVPYRFVASPVDLARESDILIVAASAGPDARNMVNRAVIEALGPDGLLVNVARGAVVDEPELVAALTDGRLGGAALDVFANEPHAPEALFGLDNVVLQPHQASATVETRMAMGNLVLANLSAFFAGQPLPTAVV; encoded by the coding sequence ATGAAGCCGGAGATCCTCCTCGTCGAATCCATGATGCCGGACATCGAGGCGGCGCTGGACGCGGGCTACACCGTCCACCGCCTCGCCGGGGCGCCCGACCGCGACCGGCTGATCGCCGAGGTGGGACCGCGCGTCCGCGCCGTCGTCACCGGCGGCGGCACCGGCGTCAGCAACGCGATCATGGACGCCTGCCCCGGCCTGGGGATCGTCGCGATCAACGGCGTCGGCACCGACGCGGTGGACCTGAAGCACGCGGCGGACCGCGGCGTCCGCGTCACCAACACGCCGGACGTGCTGACCGACGACGTGGCCGATCTCGCCATCGGGCTGATGATCGCCGGGTCGCGCCGCATGATGGTCGGCGACCGCTTCGTGCGCGCCGGGCGCTGGCCGGGCGGCGGGCTGCCGCTGGCCCGCAAGGTGACCGGCAAGCGGCTGGGCATCCTGGGTCTGGGCCGCATCGGGATGGCCATCGCCCAGCGCGCCGCCGGCTTCGGCATGGACATCGCCTACACCAACCGCAAGCCGCGCGGCGACGTGCCCTACCGCTTCGTCGCCTCCCCGGTCGATCTGGCGCGGGAGAGCGACATCCTGATCGTCGCCGCCTCCGCCGGGCCGGACGCCCGCAACATGGTCAACCGGGCGGTGATCGAGGCGCTGGGTCCCGACGGGCTGCTGGTCAACGTCGCCCGCGGCGCCGTGGTGGACGAGCCGGAACTGGTCGCCGCTTTGACCGACGGGCGCCTCGGCGGGGCCGCGCTGGACGTCTTCGCCAACGAGCCGCACGCGCCGGAGGCCCTGTTCGGCCTGGACAATGTCGTGCTCCAGCCGCATCAGGCGAGCGCCACGGTCGAGACGCGGATGGCCATGGGCAATCTGGTGCTGGCGAACCTGTCCGCCTTCTTCGCCGGCCAGCCGCTGCCGACCGCCGTCGTCTGA
- a CDS encoding amino acid ABC transporter ATP-binding protein, which translates to MASAYDTTDVPAPRPVSGEVVIRMAGVQKWYDSFHVLKDIELEVHKGERIVICGPSGSGKSTLIRCINQLEKHQKGTITVNGVTIDANHRHLDQVRRDVGMVFQQFNLFPHLTVVENCMLAPMRVRGTSKQEARDIAMKYLARVRIPEQADKYPGQLSGGQQQRVAIARSLCMNPKVMLFDEPTSALDPEMVKEVLDTMIGLAEDGMTMLCVTHEMGFAKSVADRVIFMDRGEIVEQATPAEFFTNPRSERTRNFLGQILTH; encoded by the coding sequence ATGGCCTCGGCTTACGATACCACGGACGTCCCCGCGCCGCGGCCGGTCAGCGGCGAGGTCGTCATCCGGATGGCCGGCGTCCAGAAATGGTACGACAGCTTCCATGTGCTGAAGGACATCGAGCTGGAGGTCCACAAGGGGGAGCGGATCGTCATCTGCGGCCCCTCGGGCTCCGGCAAGTCCACGCTGATCCGCTGCATCAACCAGCTCGAGAAGCACCAGAAGGGCACGATCACCGTCAACGGCGTCACGATCGATGCCAACCATCGCCACCTCGATCAGGTGCGGCGCGACGTCGGGATGGTGTTCCAGCAGTTCAACCTGTTCCCCCACCTGACCGTGGTCGAGAACTGCATGCTGGCGCCCATGCGGGTGCGCGGCACCTCCAAGCAGGAGGCGCGCGACATCGCCATGAAGTATCTGGCCCGCGTGCGCATCCCGGAGCAGGCGGACAAGTATCCCGGCCAGCTTTCCGGCGGCCAGCAGCAGCGCGTCGCCATCGCACGGTCGCTGTGCATGAACCCCAAGGTCATGCTGTTCGACGAGCCGACCTCCGCTCTGGACCCCGAGATGGTCAAGGAGGTCCTCGACACCATGATCGGGCTGGCCGAGGACGGCATGACCATGCTCTGCGTCACGCACGAGATGGGCTTCGCCAAGTCGGTCGCCGACCGCGTCATCTTCATGGACCGCGGCGAGATCGTCGAGCAGGCCACCCCGGCCGAGTTCTTCACCAATCCGAGGTCCGAGCGGACCCGCAACTTCCTCGGCCAGATCCTCACCCACTGA
- a CDS encoding transporter substrate-binding domain-containing protein, producing MTLSITRRLAVAGAMMAAAVALAAPAAAQTVDEIKSKGKLTIGMLVDFPPFGITTADGKPDGYDADVAKLLGKHMGVPVEIVPVTGPNRIPYLLTNKVDLLVASLGITPARAEQVQFSEPYAAIEIGLVAPANTKIKEAAELSGKRVGVARASTQDNALTAVAPKDARIMRFDDDASAVQAMLSGQVDALGLSNVVTKEIKKLAPQANYEMKFVLNRQVQGIAMRKGQDALLKWVNEFIETAKANGELNEVHKKWLGTDLPPLTKS from the coding sequence ATGACCCTGTCGATCACCCGCCGCCTCGCCGTCGCCGGCGCCATGATGGCCGCAGCCGTCGCCCTGGCCGCTCCCGCCGCCGCCCAGACCGTCGACGAGATCAAGTCGAAGGGCAAGCTGACCATCGGCATGCTGGTGGACTTCCCGCCCTTCGGCATCACCACCGCCGACGGCAAGCCGGACGGCTACGACGCCGACGTCGCCAAGCTGCTGGGCAAGCACATGGGCGTCCCGGTGGAGATCGTTCCGGTCACCGGCCCGAACCGCATCCCCTACCTGCTGACCAACAAGGTCGACCTGCTGGTCGCCTCGCTGGGCATCACCCCGGCCCGCGCCGAGCAGGTGCAGTTCTCCGAGCCCTACGCCGCCATCGAGATCGGTCTGGTCGCCCCGGCCAACACCAAGATCAAGGAGGCCGCGGAGCTGTCCGGCAAGCGCGTCGGCGTCGCCCGCGCCAGCACCCAGGACAACGCCCTGACCGCCGTCGCGCCGAAGGACGCGCGCATCATGCGCTTCGACGACGACGCCAGCGCCGTGCAGGCGATGCTGTCGGGTCAGGTGGACGCGCTGGGCCTCAGCAACGTGGTCACCAAGGAGATCAAGAAGCTGGCCCCGCAGGCGAACTACGAGATGAAGTTCGTGCTGAACCGTCAGGTCCAGGGCATCGCCATGCGCAAGGGCCAGGACGCCCTGCTGAAGTGGGTCAACGAGTTCATCGAGACCGCGAAGGCGAACGGCGAGCTGAACGAGGTCCACAAGAAGTGGCTGGGCACCGACCTGCCCCCGCTGACCAAGTCGTAA
- a CDS encoding amino acid ABC transporter permease — MIRAFSYNEFLFLLSAMQWTLALSAIAFIGGATVGLVIALARTSDIKALRLAATGYIQLFQGTPLLMQLFLVFFGATVLGLDLNPWAAAALGLTLNASAFLGEIWRGCIQAVPRGQWEAASALGLRYPGLMRYVILPQAVKVAVPPTVGFLVQLIKSTSLAAIIGFTELTRAGQIVNNATFQPFLVFGIVAVLYFLMCWPLSLLSARLERRYALASR; from the coding sequence ATGATCCGCGCCTTCAGTTACAACGAGTTCCTCTTCCTCCTCAGCGCCATGCAGTGGACGCTGGCCCTGTCGGCCATCGCCTTCATCGGCGGGGCCACGGTCGGTCTGGTCATCGCGCTGGCCCGCACGTCCGACATCAAGGCGCTGCGGCTGGCCGCCACCGGCTACATCCAGCTGTTTCAGGGCACGCCGTTGCTGATGCAGCTGTTCCTGGTGTTCTTCGGCGCCACGGTGCTGGGCCTCGACCTGAACCCCTGGGCCGCCGCCGCTCTGGGCCTGACGCTGAACGCCAGCGCCTTCCTCGGCGAGATCTGGCGCGGCTGCATCCAGGCGGTGCCGCGCGGCCAGTGGGAGGCCGCCTCCGCGCTCGGCCTGCGCTATCCGGGGCTGATGCGCTACGTGATCCTGCCGCAGGCGGTGAAGGTCGCGGTGCCGCCGACGGTAGGCTTCCTCGTGCAGCTGATCAAGAGCACGTCGCTGGCCGCCATCATTGGCTTCACCGAGCTGACCCGCGCCGGGCAGATCGTCAACAACGCCACCTTCCAGCCCTTCCTGGTGTTCGGCATTGTGGCGGTGCTCTACTTCCTGATGTGCTGGCCGCTGTCGCTGCTCAGCGCCCGTCTGGAGCGGCGCTACGCCCTCGCCAGCCGCTAA
- a CDS encoding amino acid ABC transporter permease: MNYTFDFKAVIESWDYLLQGAWLTVQLSIGAMILGLIVAILCALGKTSGPKPVRWIINAYIEVVRNTPFLVQIFLIFFGLPTMGIRLSPDLAALIAMVVNVGAYATEIIRAGIESIQKGQIEAGLALGLKPLQVFRYIVIKPALRTVYPALTSQFILLMLSSSVVSAISADELTSVANNIQSQTFRSFEIYIVVTGIYLALAMMFSALFAGIYKLAFAYDTDRR, translated from the coding sequence GTGAACTACACCTTCGATTTCAAGGCGGTCATCGAGTCCTGGGACTACCTGCTCCAGGGCGCTTGGCTGACCGTGCAATTGTCGATCGGCGCCATGATTCTCGGCCTGATCGTCGCCATTCTCTGCGCGCTCGGCAAGACGTCCGGGCCGAAGCCGGTCCGCTGGATCATCAACGCCTACATCGAGGTGGTGCGCAACACGCCCTTCCTGGTGCAGATCTTCCTGATCTTCTTCGGCCTTCCGACCATGGGCATCCGGCTGTCGCCCGACCTCGCCGCCCTGATCGCCATGGTGGTCAATGTCGGCGCCTACGCGACGGAGATCATCCGGGCCGGCATCGAATCGATCCAAAAGGGCCAGATCGAAGCCGGGCTGGCGCTGGGGCTGAAGCCGTTGCAGGTCTTCCGCTACATCGTCATCAAGCCGGCGCTGCGCACCGTCTACCCCGCGCTGACCAGCCAGTTCATCCTGCTGATGCTCAGCTCCAGCGTGGTCTCGGCGATCTCGGCGGACGAGCTGACCTCGGTCGCCAACAACATCCAGTCGCAGACCTTCCGCAGCTTCGAAATCTACATCGTGGTCACCGGCATCTATCTGGCGCTGGCGATGATGTTCTCCGCGCTGTTCGCCGGCATCTACAAGCTGGCCTTCGCCTACGACACCGACCGGCGCTGA
- the glp gene encoding gephyrin-like molybdotransferase Glp has product MDCFAGPGPAAPLPLDEALARVQRTYGAVTEPEEVPLRAALGRILAEPVTATVNVPPVAVSAMDGWGFGKANGAESGDFRRLAVVGRVPAGSVFPGTVGPGEAVRIFTGAPIPAGVDTVAMQEDCRAEDGAVLVPAALKRGANIRDAGEDMTAGSVVLTPGLRLRAQEIGLAAAVGRSSLSVRKRLRVVLFSTGDELREPGTDKPEGTIYDANRYTLAAQLDALGAEVRDLGILPDKPDVTRAALADAAATADLVVTSGGASVGEEDHVKAVVGELGSVDLWKLALKPGKPLALGRIGTTPFLGLPGNPVSAMVTFMLVGRPLVLRLSGAESAPAPRCLVVAGFEFRKKPGRREFLRARLATGPDGRPVAHKFPSDSSGVLTSMVEADGLVDMPADATTIRDGDMVEFLPFTGLFA; this is encoded by the coding sequence ATGGACTGCTTCGCCGGCCCCGGCCCCGCCGCCCCCCTCCCGCTGGACGAGGCGCTGGCCCGCGTGCAGCGGACCTACGGCGCGGTGACGGAACCCGAGGAGGTGCCGCTGCGCGCCGCGCTCGGCCGCATCCTGGCGGAACCGGTGACGGCGACGGTGAACGTGCCGCCGGTCGCCGTCTCGGCGATGGACGGCTGGGGATTCGGCAAGGCGAACGGTGCTGAATCGGGCGATTTCCGGCGGCTGGCTGTGGTCGGGCGCGTGCCCGCCGGTTCCGTCTTCCCCGGCACGGTCGGGCCGGGCGAGGCGGTGCGCATCTTCACGGGCGCGCCGATCCCGGCGGGGGTGGACACCGTGGCCATGCAGGAGGACTGCCGGGCCGAGGACGGCGCGGTGCTGGTGCCCGCCGCCCTCAAGCGCGGCGCCAACATCCGCGACGCCGGGGAGGACATGACGGCGGGGTCGGTCGTGCTGACGCCCGGCCTGCGGCTGCGCGCCCAGGAGATTGGCTTGGCCGCAGCGGTCGGGCGGTCGAGCCTGTCGGTGCGCAAGCGTCTGCGCGTCGTCCTGTTCTCCACCGGCGACGAACTGCGCGAGCCAGGAACGGACAAGCCCGAGGGCACCATCTACGACGCCAACCGCTACACGCTGGCCGCCCAGCTCGACGCGCTGGGGGCGGAGGTGCGCGATCTCGGCATCCTGCCGGACAAGCCGGATGTGACCCGCGCCGCCCTGGCCGACGCCGCGGCGACCGCCGATCTCGTCGTCACCTCCGGCGGCGCGTCGGTGGGGGAGGAGGACCATGTCAAGGCGGTGGTCGGCGAGCTGGGGTCCGTCGATCTGTGGAAGCTTGCGCTGAAGCCGGGCAAGCCGCTGGCGCTCGGGCGCATCGGGACCACGCCGTTCCTCGGCCTGCCGGGCAACCCGGTGTCGGCCATGGTGACCTTCATGCTGGTGGGCCGCCCGCTGGTGCTGCGCCTGTCGGGGGCGGAGAGCGCGCCGGCCCCGCGCTGCCTCGTCGTCGCCGGATTCGAGTTCAGGAAGAAGCCGGGACGGCGGGAGTTCCTGCGCGCCCGTCTGGCGACCGGGCCGGATGGTCGCCCGGTCGCCCACAAATTTCCCAGCGACAGCTCCGGCGTCCTGACCTCGATGGTCGAGGCCGACGGGCTGGTGGACATGCCGGCGGACGCCACCACGATCCGCGACGGCGACATGGTGGAGTTCCTGCCCTTCACCGGGCTGTTCGCCTGA
- a CDS encoding DUF1244 domain-containing protein: MDEKTRTELEAAAFRGLVAHLQKRTDVQNIDLMNLAGFCRNCLSKWYAAAARERNVPLTDEEARIAVYGMPYSEWKAKHQKEASPEQQKTFEDTKPLHAEISGHMPKK; encoded by the coding sequence ATGGACGAGAAGACCCGCACCGAGCTGGAGGCCGCCGCGTTCCGCGGCCTGGTCGCGCATCTCCAGAAGCGCACCGACGTGCAGAACATCGATCTGATGAATCTGGCCGGCTTCTGCCGCAACTGCCTGTCCAAATGGTACGCCGCCGCCGCCAGGGAGCGGAACGTGCCGCTGACCGACGAGGAGGCCCGCATCGCCGTCTACGGCATGCCCTATTCGGAATGGAAGGCGAAGCACCAGAAGGAAGCGTCCCCGGAGCAGCAGAAGACCTTCGAGGACACCAAGCCCCTGCACGCCGAGATCAGCGGCCACATGCCGAAGAAGTGA
- a CDS encoding Rossmann-like domain-containing protein encodes MAALNAHYNRPDLTGSAANGLDLFTGMEGRVVVFGAFPQIARRLPNAHVVEMNPSDGEFPEAAGEWLLPGAEGAAITSSTLTNRTLPRLLSVAQGTRVALVGPGTPLSPRLFRYGIAALAGFVVENRDAVAEAILAGGSSQSFHRHGRFVTLHNEQN; translated from the coding sequence ATGGCCGCCCTGAACGCCCATTACAACCGCCCCGACCTGACCGGCTCGGCGGCGAACGGGCTGGACCTGTTCACCGGGATGGAGGGGCGCGTCGTCGTCTTCGGGGCCTTCCCGCAGATTGCCCGACGCCTGCCCAACGCCCATGTGGTCGAAATGAACCCCAGCGACGGGGAATTTCCGGAAGCCGCCGGGGAATGGCTGCTGCCGGGCGCGGAGGGGGCGGCGATCACCTCCTCCACCCTGACCAACCGCACCCTGCCCCGCCTGCTGTCGGTGGCGCAGGGGACCCGCGTCGCCCTGGTCGGGCCGGGGACGCCGCTGTCGCCGCGGCTGTTCCGCTACGGCATCGCCGCGCTGGCCGGCTTCGTGGTGGAGAACCGCGACGCCGTGGCCGAAGCGATCCTGGCCGGCGGCTCGTCCCAGAGCTTCCACCGCCATGGCCGCTTCGTCACGCTGCACAACGAACAAAACTGA
- a CDS encoding sulfurtransferase TusA family protein, with protein MAAKELDVKGLHCPLPILRTRALLDKLAEGEEVIVYATDPASIIDFKHFCNTTDNVLLAHETRGEVFVYHIRRGASAA; from the coding sequence GTGGCGGCCAAGGAACTCGACGTGAAGGGGCTGCATTGCCCGCTGCCCATCCTGCGGACGCGCGCCCTGCTGGACAAACTGGCCGAGGGGGAAGAGGTGATCGTCTACGCCACCGACCCGGCGTCGATCATCGACTTCAAGCATTTCTGCAACACCACCGACAACGTGCTGCTGGCGCACGAGACGCGCGGCGAGGTGTTCGTGTACCACATCCGCCGCGGCGCCTCCGCCGCGTGA
- a CDS encoding SDR family oxidoreductase, whose amino-acid sequence MAGRHFDKVVVITGASSGIGRATAVEFARHGAAVVLAARRHAALHEVAEDCIEAGGRAMVVPTDVRDQEQMNRLAERAIEVFGGIDVWVNNAGVIAFGRFEETPQDVFEEVMRTNFFGTANGCRAVLPHFLERGEGTVINVASLASIVGQRYAAAYAASKFAVRGFSETLRQELVEDPGIQVCTVLPGPIDTPLWQHGANYTGRAVKAMNPLRPPEEVADAILRLAETPRPELFVGAAGRSAALPHAVAPALAERVLAHRMDRDMFDNRPAHDTSGGVLEAMPDYREASGGWMERAAAQAPQGRADGRRAFCWTNLALFLLPIGLMSRLPAQVWERRAWGTSGVSSSAS is encoded by the coding sequence ATGGCCGGTCGGCATTTCGACAAGGTGGTGGTCATCACCGGGGCGTCCAGCGGGATCGGCCGGGCGACCGCCGTGGAGTTTGCGCGCCACGGCGCCGCGGTGGTCCTGGCGGCGCGGCGCCACGCCGCCCTGCACGAGGTCGCGGAGGACTGCATCGAGGCCGGGGGGCGGGCGATGGTGGTGCCCACCGACGTGCGCGACCAGGAGCAGATGAACCGGCTGGCCGAGCGCGCCATCGAGGTCTTCGGCGGGATCGACGTCTGGGTGAACAACGCCGGCGTGATCGCCTTCGGACGCTTCGAGGAGACTCCGCAGGACGTCTTCGAGGAGGTGATGCGCACCAACTTCTTCGGCACCGCCAACGGCTGCCGCGCCGTGCTGCCGCATTTCCTGGAGCGGGGGGAGGGCACGGTCATCAACGTCGCCTCGCTGGCCTCGATCGTCGGGCAGCGCTACGCCGCCGCCTACGCCGCCAGCAAATTCGCGGTCCGCGGCTTCTCCGAAACGCTGCGGCAGGAGCTGGTGGAGGACCCCGGCATCCAGGTCTGCACCGTGCTGCCCGGCCCCATCGACACGCCGCTGTGGCAGCATGGCGCGAACTACACCGGCCGCGCCGTCAAGGCGATGAACCCGCTGCGCCCGCCGGAGGAGGTGGCCGACGCCATCCTGCGTCTGGCCGAGACTCCCCGGCCCGAGCTGTTCGTCGGCGCCGCGGGACGCTCCGCCGCCCTGCCGCACGCGGTGGCGCCGGCTTTGGCGGAGCGCGTGCTGGCCCACCGGATGGACCGCGACATGTTCGACAACCGCCCGGCCCACGACACCTCCGGCGGCGTTCTGGAGGCCATGCCGGATTACCGGGAGGCGAGCGGCGGCTGGATGGAGCGCGCCGCCGCGCAGGCGCCGCAAGGCCGGGCGGACGGGCGCCGGGCCTTCTGCTGGACGAATCTCGCGCTGTTCCTGCTGCCCATCGGCCTGATGAGCCGCCTGCCCGCCCAAGTGTGGGAGCGGCGGGCGTGGGGGACGTCCGGCGTCAGCTCGTCAGCATCTTGA
- a CDS encoding sulfite exporter TauE/SafE family protein, which produces MFNETVGLTALILAVATLYAAVGQAGASGYLAVMGIVGLDPATMKPTALALNLLVAAIGTIRFARAGLFTWRAFYPFGVLGMPFSFLGGTMHLPPHLYYPLVGAILLLAALELARSTWATRGTPERTGATAPPFLPALAAGAAVGFLSGMTGTGGGIFLAPLILLMGWVETRRAAAVSAAYNLLNSAAALAGTWTTATTLPAALPWWLAAAGAGGAVGAWLGSRHLPTATLRYLLATILALSGLKMLTS; this is translated from the coding sequence GTGTTCAACGAGACGGTCGGTCTGACGGCGCTGATCCTGGCCGTCGCCACGCTGTACGCCGCGGTCGGGCAGGCCGGAGCCTCGGGCTATCTGGCGGTCATGGGCATCGTCGGGCTCGACCCGGCGACGATGAAGCCGACGGCACTCGCCCTGAATCTCCTGGTGGCGGCCATCGGCACCATCCGCTTCGCCCGCGCCGGGCTGTTCACATGGCGCGCCTTCTACCCGTTCGGCGTGCTGGGAATGCCCTTCTCGTTCCTCGGCGGCACGATGCACCTGCCGCCGCACCTCTACTACCCGCTGGTCGGGGCGATCCTCCTCCTGGCGGCTCTGGAACTGGCGCGCTCCACCTGGGCGACGCGCGGAACACCGGAACGGACGGGTGCGACGGCACCCCCCTTCCTGCCGGCGCTCGCCGCCGGGGCCGCCGTGGGCTTCCTGTCCGGGATGACCGGGACGGGCGGCGGCATCTTCCTGGCGCCGCTGATCCTGCTCATGGGCTGGGTCGAGACCCGCCGCGCCGCCGCCGTCTCGGCCGCCTACAACCTGCTGAACTCGGCGGCGGCGCTGGCCGGCACCTGGACGACCGCGACGACCCTGCCCGCGGCCCTGCCCTGGTGGCTGGCCGCCGCCGGGGCGGGCGGCGCGGTCGGCGCCTGGCTGGGCAGCCGCCATCTGCCGACCGCCACGTTGCGCTATCTGCTGGCGACGATCCTCGCCCTGTCCGGCCTCAAGATGCTGACGAGCTGA
- a CDS encoding four-helix bundle copper-binding protein codes for MHAREMIGTHPQVRGNTNDALIRCIEACYDCAQTCTTCADACLGEDQVAALVQCIRLNMDCADVCAVTGSVATRRSGSNEAVIRAMLDVCATACRLCAEECERHAGMHQHCRICAEACRTCEDACRKAMQTLSH; via the coding sequence ATGCACGCCCGCGAGATGATCGGCACGCACCCGCAAGTGCGCGGAAACACCAACGACGCGCTCATCCGCTGCATCGAGGCCTGCTACGACTGCGCGCAGACCTGCACCACCTGCGCCGACGCCTGCCTGGGCGAGGATCAGGTGGCCGCGTTGGTCCAGTGCATCCGCCTGAACATGGATTGCGCCGACGTCTGTGCGGTCACCGGTTCCGTCGCCACCCGGCGCAGCGGTTCCAACGAGGCGGTGATCCGCGCCATGCTCGACGTCTGCGCCACCGCCTGCCGCCTGTGCGCCGAGGAGTGCGAGCGCCACGCCGGCATGCACCAGCACTGCCGCATCTGCGCCGAAGCCTGCCGGACCTGCGAGGACGCCTGCCGCAAGGCCATGCAGACCCTGAGCCATTGA